In one Pseudomonas sp. Bout1 genomic region, the following are encoded:
- a CDS encoding methyl-accepting chemotaxis protein encodes MQSLLSPGIHLLGRFGFARKFQILFFLFMLPLAGSLWMIAQEYRTKLTVISNEQSGVRELLALDTLDAQLTAQRNLAARWKAADILHDQTPAAKAAMTAVDTNFPLILQSVQALGEALKAQNASVDTLARFEALQASVKGMDSPSLRAVGWWPDGYDRFTSALSAMQTLREQITMDTGLILDPWLETYLLMQISTQQTPDLVERIGRMASVGQSSIASGQFTLQSRLQMRDLRGRIGDARDQLVKAAMSLKAKQYPGLQAWIVQYDDSVQRLDNELKTLDEGVFGGTIKLDTTGFERSVDGMLGTLGALRTQSLTSLDARLGYYRQSSLKQFIPVAVTFSVLALAALYLFVCLQASIRRSASGITTLAESLRDGNLCVEVAVQGRDELAAISTALNVAVVQLRTSLLGVNHETQQLGSAVLMLNSQSGSTLTEVEDQQQQISQIAAAATQLAATSLGVAKSCEQASGSAQKTRRIAEDSSRDSQRTTASIQQLNQRLTDTSDALERVSQQGQQIQSVVDTIRGIAEQTNLLALNAAIEAARAGEQGRGFAVVADEVRSLSQRTQASTAQIAGTVDSLRSTVSQAVTLMGAACEQAVTDAESVTGLGHRLGEIASAVQSVTDTLAQIATAVEEQAATADEVSGNIQQVDQAAGRLLEGARAVNQAADSLSKGSRALSDNTARFQLG; translated from the coding sequence ATGCAGAGTCTTTTGTCGCCAGGAATCCACCTGCTCGGACGTTTTGGATTTGCGCGCAAGTTTCAGATCCTGTTTTTTCTGTTCATGCTGCCCCTGGCGGGTAGTTTGTGGATGATCGCGCAGGAGTACCGCACCAAGCTGACGGTGATCTCCAACGAGCAATCCGGTGTGCGTGAACTGCTCGCGCTGGATACCCTGGACGCTCAACTCACCGCCCAGCGCAACCTGGCTGCGCGCTGGAAAGCCGCGGACATCCTGCATGACCAGACACCCGCCGCCAAGGCGGCCATGACCGCCGTCGACACCAACTTCCCGCTGATCCTGCAAAGCGTACAGGCTCTGGGTGAGGCGCTGAAGGCCCAGAATGCCAGCGTGGACACCCTCGCGCGTTTTGAAGCATTGCAGGCCTCGGTCAAGGGCATGGACTCGCCATCCCTGCGTGCGGTGGGTTGGTGGCCGGATGGCTACGACCGCTTCACGTCTGCGTTGAGCGCGATGCAAACCCTGCGCGAGCAAATCACCATGGACACCGGGTTGATCCTCGACCCCTGGCTTGAAACCTACCTGTTGATGCAGATTTCCACCCAGCAGACGCCCGACCTGGTGGAGCGCATCGGGCGCATGGCGAGCGTCGGGCAATCGTCCATCGCCTCGGGGCAGTTCACCCTGCAAAGCCGGTTGCAGATGCGTGATTTGCGCGGGCGCATCGGCGATGCCCGCGACCAGTTGGTCAAGGCGGCCATGTCCCTCAAGGCCAAGCAATATCCGGGGCTGCAAGCCTGGATCGTGCAATACGACGACAGCGTGCAACGCCTGGATAATGAGCTGAAAACCCTGGACGAAGGCGTGTTTGGCGGCACCATCAAGCTTGATACCACAGGTTTTGAACGCAGTGTGGATGGCATGCTCGGCACCCTGGGCGCGTTGCGCACCCAATCGCTGACCTCGCTGGATGCGCGCCTGGGTTACTACCGCCAAAGCTCGCTTAAGCAATTTATCCCGGTGGCGGTGACGTTCAGCGTGTTGGCGTTGGCGGCCCTGTACCTGTTCGTGTGCTTGCAGGCGTCGATCCGCCGCAGCGCCAGCGGTATCACCACCCTGGCCGAATCGCTGCGCGACGGCAACCTGTGCGTGGAGGTGGCGGTGCAAGGGCGTGACGAACTGGCCGCCATCAGCACGGCACTTAACGTGGCCGTGGTGCAGTTGCGCACCAGCCTTCTGGGCGTCAATCACGAGACGCAGCAGTTGGGCTCTGCGGTGCTGATGTTGAACTCGCAATCGGGCAGCACGCTCACCGAAGTGGAAGACCAGCAACAGCAAATCAGCCAGATTGCCGCCGCCGCCACGCAATTGGCCGCGACCTCCTTGGGCGTCGCCAAAAGCTGTGAGCAGGCCTCCGGCAGCGCGCAGAAAACCCGGCGGATTGCCGAGGACAGTAGCCGCGATAGCCAGCGCACCACCGCCAGCATTCAGCAACTCAACCAGCGCTTGACCGACACCTCCGATGCGCTGGAGCGCGTCAGCCAGCAGGGGCAGCAAATTCAGTCGGTGGTCGACACCATTCGCGGGATTGCCGAACAGACCAACCTGCTGGCACTGAACGCCGCCATTGAAGCAGCACGGGCCGGCGAGCAGGGCCGGGGTTTTGCGGTGGTGGCTGATGAAGTGCGCAGCCTGTCGCAACGCACCCAGGCCTCCACGGCGCAGATCGCCGGCACGGTCGACAGCTTGCGTTCGACCGTGAGCCAAGCGGTGACGCTGATGGGCGCGGCGTGTGAGCAGGCGGTTACCGACGCCGAGTCGGTCACCGGCCTGGGCCATCGGCTGGGCGAGATCGCCAGTGCCGTGCAGAGCGTTACCGATACCTTGGCGCAGATCGCCACGGCGGTTGAGGAGCAGGCGGCGACGGCAGACGAGGTGAGCGGCAATATCCAGCAGGTTGACCAGGCGGCAGGGCGCCTGCTTGAGGGCGCACGGGCGGTGAATCAGGCGGCGGACAGCTTGAGCAAGGGCAGCCGTGCATTGAGCGACAATACCGCGCGGTTCCAACTGGGTTGA
- the argE gene encoding acetylornithine deacetylase, which produces MSQSRDLLAQLVSFDTTSRESNLALIDFVRNYLQHHGVSCALLFNEQKSKANLLATIGPADVPGIVLSGHTDVVPVDGQRWSVAPFELTEKDGKLYGRGTADMKGYIACVLASVPALVRAPLRMPVHIALSYDEEVGCLGVRSLIEAFHAKPVKPLLCVIGEPTELKPVLGHKGKLAMRCEVHGAACHSAYAPSGVNAIEYAAQLILELGRLGEELKAPQHHNGSFDPPFSTVQTGMIAGGKALNIVPQNCSFDFEVRSLPAQNPWHVANQLRGYAEHTLLPAMQAVSAQCAINFSELSSYPGLSTSVQSQAAEWVAGFCGSREYGTVAFGSEGGLFDQAGIPTVVCGPGSMDQGHKPDEFISVAQLEACDRMLEKVLAFVSE; this is translated from the coding sequence ATGAGCCAGAGCCGTGACCTGCTGGCGCAACTGGTCAGCTTCGACACCACCAGCCGCGAATCGAACCTGGCGCTGATCGACTTCGTACGCAACTACTTGCAGCACCACGGCGTGAGCTGTGCGCTGTTGTTCAACGAGCAAAAGAGCAAGGCCAACCTGTTGGCAACTATCGGCCCGGCGGACGTGCCGGGCATTGTGCTGTCGGGTCATACCGACGTGGTGCCCGTAGACGGCCAGCGCTGGAGCGTGGCGCCGTTCGAACTGACCGAGAAGGATGGCAAGCTGTACGGCCGTGGCACCGCCGACATGAAAGGCTACATCGCCTGTGTGCTGGCCAGCGTACCCGCGCTGGTGCGGGCGCCGCTGCGCATGCCGGTGCATATCGCGCTGTCCTACGATGAGGAGGTGGGTTGCCTGGGCGTGCGTTCGCTGATCGAAGCCTTCCACGCCAAGCCCGTCAAGCCGCTGCTGTGTGTGATCGGTGAACCGACCGAACTCAAGCCGGTGCTGGGCCACAAGGGCAAGTTGGCGATGCGCTGCGAGGTGCATGGCGCGGCGTGCCATTCGGCGTATGCGCCGTCGGGTGTGAACGCCATTGAATACGCCGCGCAGTTGATTCTCGAACTCGGTCGGCTGGGTGAAGAACTCAAGGCACCGCAACACCACAACGGGAGTTTTGATCCGCCGTTTTCCACCGTGCAAACCGGCATGATCGCGGGCGGAAAGGCCCTGAATATCGTGCCGCAAAACTGTAGTTTTGACTTTGAAGTGCGCTCGCTACCTGCGCAGAATCCTTGGCACGTTGCGAACCAATTGCGCGGTTATGCCGAACACACGTTGTTGCCTGCGATGCAGGCGGTGAGTGCGCAGTGCGCGATCAACTTCAGTGAACTGTCGAGCTACCCGGGGTTATCAACCTCGGTGCAGAGCCAGGCGGCTGAATGGGTTGCCGGTTTCTGCGGCTCGCGGGAATACGGCACGGTAGCGTTCGGCAGCGAAGGCGGGTTGTTTGATCAGGCGGGAATTCCCACGGTGGTGTGCGGGCCAGGCAGCATGGACCAGGGGCACAAGCCCGATGAGTTCATCAGCGTTGCGCAGCTTGAGGCCTGTGATCGGATGCTGGAGAAGGTGTTGGCTTTTGTGAGCGAGTGA
- a CDS encoding DUF1028 domain-containing protein encodes MTFSVVARCAETGQLGIAISSSSIAVGARCPWLRPGVGAVASQNITLPALGPHTLDLLAEGMTPSEALAAVLTPHSHSEYRQVTVIDSAGRTAHFSGAQTLGIHHAVSGEQCVAAGNMLANTGVIEAMVRAFEGTPGHLTDRLLAAMQAGVAGGGEAGPVHSAALVVVGDHLWPIVNLRVDWADDDPLGALEQLWQAYRGQMQDYIDRAINPQFAPGYAVPGDDR; translated from the coding sequence ATGACCTTTTCGGTTGTCGCCCGCTGTGCCGAAACCGGCCAGCTGGGTATTGCTATCAGCTCGTCGAGCATTGCCGTGGGCGCCCGTTGCCCGTGGTTGCGCCCGGGCGTGGGCGCGGTAGCGTCGCAGAACATCACCTTGCCGGCACTCGGCCCGCACACCCTGGACCTGTTGGCCGAGGGCATGACGCCCAGTGAGGCCCTGGCGGCTGTGCTCACCCCGCACAGCCACAGCGAGTATCGCCAGGTGACGGTGATTGACAGCGCCGGCAGAACCGCGCATTTCAGCGGCGCGCAGACCCTGGGCATTCACCACGCAGTCAGCGGTGAGCAATGCGTGGCGGCGGGGAACATGCTGGCCAATACCGGCGTGATCGAAGCCATGGTGCGCGCCTTCGAAGGCACGCCCGGGCACCTCACCGACCGACTGCTCGCCGCCATGCAGGCGGGTGTGGCCGGGGGCGGTGAGGCGGGGCCGGTGCATTCCGCCGCCCTGGTAGTGGTCGGTGATCACCTGTGGCCGATCGTCAACCTGCGGGTGGACTGGGCCGATGACGACCCGCTCGGCGCACTCGAGCAACTCTGGCAGGCCTATCGCGGGCAAATGCAGGACTACATCGACCGCGCCATCAACCCGCAGTTTGCCCCGGGTTACGCAGTGCCGGGAGACGACCGATGA
- a CDS encoding class II aldolase and adducin N-terminal domain-containing protein → MALSLEEQTRIDLAATFRIVAHLGMHEAVANHFSAAVSADGKQFLLNPKWKHFSRIRASDLLLLHADDAGGAEHPDVDSTAWSIHGQIHRLLPQTRAVLHLHPVYTTAVACLANPHIPPIDQNTARYFNRVAVDELYGGMADTEAEGERLAGLLDGKRRLLMGNHGVMVTATSIGEAFDDIWTLERACQILVTAWSTGQPLRVLSDEVAEKTARGWEGITDFSQRHFEEMKQLMIDADPSLLD, encoded by the coding sequence ATGGCGTTATCACTTGAAGAGCAAACCCGTATCGACCTGGCGGCGACTTTTCGCATCGTTGCGCACCTGGGCATGCATGAGGCGGTGGCCAACCATTTCAGCGCGGCGGTATCAGCCGACGGCAAACAGTTCTTGCTCAACCCGAAGTGGAAGCACTTCTCGCGTATCCGGGCCAGTGACCTGTTGCTGTTGCACGCCGACGACGCCGGCGGCGCCGAGCACCCCGACGTGGATTCCACCGCCTGGTCAATCCACGGGCAGATTCATCGGTTGTTGCCGCAAACCCGCGCCGTGCTGCACCTGCACCCGGTTTACACCACCGCCGTTGCGTGCCTGGCCAACCCGCATATTCCGCCGATCGATCAGAACACCGCGCGCTATTTCAATCGCGTGGCGGTGGACGAACTGTACGGCGGCATGGCCGACACCGAGGCCGAAGGCGAGCGCCTGGCCGGGTTGCTGGACGGCAAGCGCCGCTTGTTGATGGGCAACCATGGAGTGATGGTCACCGCCACGTCCATCGGTGAGGCATTCGACGATATCTGGACCCTGGAGCGTGCCTGCCAGATCCTCGTTACGGCGTGGTCTACCGGCCAACCGCTGCGGGTTCTGTCTGACGAAGTGGCCGAAAAAACCGCGCGGGGCTGGGAAGGCATCACGGATTTCTCGCAACGGCATTTTGAAGAAATGAAGCAGTTGATGATCGACGCCGACCCTTCGTTGCTCGACTGA
- a CDS encoding ABC transporter substrate-binding protein — protein sequence MTAFHMIARPIAVCLLGAAVAMTSLAASAFQKDGKIVAGSDLTFFPYEYMDNNKPAGFDIEFMDGLAKTMGRTVETLDTRFPNLITGLQAGRFDVTNSSMYITAERVKVIDMIPYLKSGESILTLKGSEFQPKTPEEFCGHKIGSMGATSWLAQMHKLSDEYCVKKGLKPIAISEYSTDPQTTQALLAHAVEAQITDAAVARGAVDKLSGRVVISSDTLIYPVLNGFGVKKGNDDVKNALVEGIKKFSATPEYAALLKKYNFQAPTDADIAELMPKS from the coding sequence ATGACAGCGTTTCATATGATTGCTCGCCCCATTGCCGTGTGCCTGCTGGGCGCTGCGGTTGCAATGACGTCGTTGGCGGCTTCGGCCTTCCAGAAAGACGGGAAAATTGTCGCCGGTTCCGATTTGACCTTCTTTCCCTATGAATACATGGATAACAACAAGCCCGCAGGCTTTGACATCGAGTTCATGGATGGCCTGGCCAAGACCATGGGCCGCACCGTCGAGACCCTCGACACACGCTTTCCCAACCTGATCACCGGCTTGCAGGCGGGGCGGTTCGATGTGACCAACTCCTCGATGTACATCACCGCCGAGCGGGTGAAGGTCATCGACATGATTCCCTACCTCAAAAGCGGCGAATCGATCCTGACCCTCAAGGGCAGCGAGTTCCAGCCCAAGACCCCGGAAGAGTTCTGCGGCCACAAGATCGGCTCGATGGGCGCGACCTCTTGGCTGGCGCAGATGCACAAGCTGTCGGATGAGTACTGTGTGAAGAAGGGCCTGAAGCCGATCGCGATCAGCGAGTACAGCACCGACCCACAAACCACCCAGGCCTTGCTGGCCCATGCCGTTGAAGCGCAGATCACCGACGCCGCAGTAGCGCGTGGCGCGGTCGACAAACTCAGCGGCCGCGTGGTGATTTCTTCCGACACCTTGATCTACCCGGTGCTGAACGGCTTTGGTGTGAAGAAGGGCAATGACGACGTGAAGAATGCCTTGGTCGAAGGCATCAAGAAATTCAGCGCCACCCCTGAATACGCCGCCTTGCTCAAGAAATACAACTTCCAGGCGCCCACCGATGCCGACATCGCCGAGCTGATGCCCAAGTCCTGA
- a CDS encoding phytanoyl-CoA dioxygenase family protein, with protein MIEQVQIEQFHRDGFLVVQDVLSAADVAALQHDFDQWVEDSRSHDQGWGETVDGRARFDLEGDHRPDHPSLRRVSSPTEISPAYQRVALQSRMAQIAAQLIGAGGTRFHHSKINSKLPHTATQVKWHQDFLFTPHSNDDIVTALLMVSEVTPQNGPLTVIPGSHKGPLWSHWHEQRFTGAVEAAVVDDLCQNPVACYGPAGSVCFMHTRLLHASSPNETELPRTLFIGVYAAEDALPFGENPLPSAHAGLMVAGQESGLVRSTDNHMRLPQKPRGASFFVQQAGQDSPTA; from the coding sequence ATGATCGAGCAAGTGCAAATTGAACAGTTCCACCGCGACGGCTTCCTGGTGGTGCAAGACGTGCTGTCGGCTGCAGACGTGGCCGCGTTGCAGCACGACTTCGACCAGTGGGTAGAAGACAGCCGTAGCCACGACCAGGGCTGGGGTGAAACGGTAGATGGCCGTGCGCGTTTTGACCTGGAAGGCGACCACCGCCCGGATCATCCCTCGCTGCGCCGGGTGAGTTCGCCCACCGAGATTTCGCCGGCGTACCAGCGCGTGGCATTGCAATCGCGAATGGCGCAGATTGCTGCGCAACTGATCGGGGCCGGCGGCACGCGCTTTCACCACAGCAAGATCAACTCGAAACTGCCCCACACCGCCACACAGGTTAAGTGGCACCAGGACTTTTTGTTCACGCCTCACAGCAACGACGACATCGTTACGGCGTTGCTGATGGTCAGTGAAGTCACTCCGCAAAATGGCCCGCTGACGGTAATTCCCGGCAGCCACAAAGGCCCGCTGTGGTCGCACTGGCACGAGCAGCGCTTTACCGGCGCGGTGGAGGCCGCGGTGGTCGACGACCTGTGCCAGAACCCGGTTGCCTGTTATGGGCCGGCCGGTTCCGTGTGCTTCATGCACACCCGACTTTTGCATGCTTCAAGCCCTAACGAGACTGAACTGCCGCGCACTCTGTTCATCGGTGTATACGCCGCTGAAGACGCGTTGCCATTCGGCGAAAACCCGCTGCCCAGCGCACACGCCGGCCTGATGGTCGCCGGTCAGGAAAGTGGCTTGGTGCGTTCCACGGACAATCACATGCGCTTGCCGCAAAAGCCCCGTGGCGCCTCTTTCTTTGTGCAACAGGCCGGCCAGGATTCACCCACCGCCTAA
- a CDS encoding amino acid ABC transporter permease/ATP-binding protein encodes MTFNWNYMFGLLADAEFWRATWTVIQLSSLTWVLSIALGFLLALAKQSKHALISLPARGYIWLFRSLPLLVLLIFIYNLPQAIPATSVILADPFWAGLLALVICETAYVAEIHRGGLLSIPKGQGEAARALGLRFFGIQWRVVIPQALRVALPSLANEYISIVKLTSLVSVISLTEILMVGQRLYSQNFLVIETMAAVAFFYVFIVTVFDFLLKRLERFLDVNQRNVSRVPDAEVLALATQQRVALQRPASTEGPALQASRLHKAYNDVEVLGSVNLQIQPGEVVSVIGPSGSGKTTLIRLLNGLEQLDNGEIKINGQPFIHLNKVGAQKPQYVEHAEHRLNIGMVFQSFNLFPHLSVLDNLLMAPKYHRLGRVEELKQQAYALLHKVGMLDHAWKYPHQLSGGQQQRVAIARALMMRPQIMLFDEPTSALDPEKVNEVLQVIEALAQEGITMVIVTHEMNFAFKVSDRIVFMEKGRVVCDDTPQALRSGENPRVEAFLKDVSLA; translated from the coding sequence ATGACTTTCAACTGGAACTACATGTTTGGTTTGCTGGCCGATGCCGAGTTCTGGCGGGCAACATGGACGGTTATCCAGCTCAGTTCGTTGACATGGGTCCTGAGTATTGCCCTGGGTTTCCTGCTGGCCCTGGCCAAGCAGTCCAAACACGCGCTGATCAGCCTGCCGGCGCGGGGCTACATCTGGTTGTTCCGCAGCCTGCCGCTGCTGGTGCTGCTGATCTTCATTTACAACCTGCCGCAGGCGATTCCCGCCACTTCAGTGATTCTGGCAGACCCGTTTTGGGCCGGTCTGCTGGCGCTGGTGATCTGCGAAACCGCCTACGTTGCCGAGATTCATCGGGGCGGCCTGTTGTCGATTCCCAAGGGCCAGGGCGAGGCTGCGCGGGCGCTGGGGTTGAGGTTTTTCGGGATCCAGTGGCGGGTGGTCATCCCGCAGGCTTTGCGAGTGGCGTTGCCGTCGCTGGCCAACGAATACATCTCCATCGTCAAGCTCACCTCCCTGGTGTCGGTAATCTCGCTGACCGAGATTCTCATGGTCGGCCAGCGGCTGTATTCGCAGAACTTCCTGGTGATCGAGACGATGGCGGCGGTGGCGTTTTTCTACGTGTTTATCGTCACGGTGTTCGACTTCCTGCTCAAGCGCCTGGAGCGTTTTCTCGACGTCAACCAGCGCAACGTCTCTCGGGTGCCCGATGCCGAAGTGCTGGCGCTGGCGACCCAACAGCGTGTCGCCCTGCAGCGCCCGGCCAGCACCGAAGGCCCGGCACTGCAGGCTTCGCGGCTGCATAAAGCCTACAACGATGTGGAAGTGCTGGGCTCGGTCAACCTGCAGATCCAGCCCGGCGAAGTGGTGTCGGTGATCGGGCCTTCGGGCTCCGGCAAGACCACGCTGATTCGTCTGCTCAACGGCCTGGAGCAACTGGATAACGGCGAGATCAAAATCAATGGCCAGCCGTTCATTCACCTGAACAAAGTCGGCGCGCAAAAACCACAGTACGTGGAGCACGCCGAGCACCGTCTGAACATCGGCATGGTGTTCCAGAGCTTCAACCTGTTCCCGCACCTGAGCGTGCTCGACAACCTGCTGATGGCGCCGAAGTACCACCGCCTCGGGCGTGTCGAAGAGCTCAAGCAACAGGCCTACGCGCTGCTGCACAAGGTCGGCATGCTCGACCACGCCTGGAAGTACCCGCACCAGCTTTCCGGTGGCCAGCAGCAGCGCGTGGCCATTGCCCGCGCCCTGATGATGCGCCCGCAAATCATGCTGTTTGACGAGCCCACCTCGGCGCTCGATCCGGAAAAAGTCAACGAAGTGCTGCAAGTCATCGAAGCCCTGGCCCAGGAGGGCATCACCATGGTCATCGTCACCCATGAGATGAATTTCGCGTTCAAGGTCTCCGACCGGATCGTGTTCATGGAGAAGGGCCGGGTGGTCTGCGACGACACCCCGCAGGCGCTGCGCAGCGGCGAAAACCCACGTGTCGAGGCGTTCCTCAAGGACGTCTCGCTGGCGTGA
- a CDS encoding LysR family transcriptional regulator, whose product MLSRITQRQLEYFVASGEAGSISAASERIHVSSPSISAAITHMEAELGIQLFVRHHAQGISLTAVGRQVMQEAKLILEQMTNLYTIASESLNTVRGPLRVGCLEWLAPMITPELVFGFGRAFPGVRLTQVEGNHEEMLEKLRSAEIDIALTYDLVTSDDIDFQPLAQLPPYVMVGEYHPLASLSAVSMLDLEDYPVVLLDTPWSREYFLSFFMQAGTTPNIIMRSSNLETVRSMVANGIGYSFANARPKANLSQDGKRLIRLRLSGPHRPMQLGYATASNTQLSRVVSAFAERCRMFVSDQYIPGMAAPSFFDAHAVRTLNSVS is encoded by the coding sequence ATGCTCAGTCGTATTACCCAGCGCCAACTGGAATATTTCGTGGCTTCCGGTGAGGCAGGCAGCATCAGTGCGGCGTCTGAACGCATTCATGTGTCGTCACCGTCTATCTCGGCGGCGATCACCCACATGGAGGCCGAGCTGGGCATCCAGCTGTTTGTGCGCCACCACGCCCAGGGCATTTCCCTCACGGCGGTGGGGCGCCAGGTGATGCAAGAGGCCAAGCTGATCCTGGAGCAGATGACCAACCTCTACACCATCGCCTCCGAGTCGCTGAACACGGTGCGGGGCCCGTTGCGGGTGGGTTGCCTGGAATGGCTGGCGCCGATGATCACCCCCGAGCTGGTGTTCGGTTTTGGCCGCGCGTTTCCAGGTGTACGCCTCACGCAAGTCGAAGGCAACCACGAGGAAATGCTGGAAAAGCTGCGCAGCGCCGAGATCGATATCGCCCTGACCTACGACCTGGTGACCAGTGACGACATCGACTTCCAGCCGCTGGCGCAATTGCCGCCGTATGTGATGGTGGGCGAATACCATCCGCTGGCGAGCCTGTCGGCAGTGAGCATGCTCGACCTTGAGGATTACCCGGTGGTGCTGCTGGACACGCCCTGGAGCCGGGAATATTTCCTCAGCTTCTTTATGCAGGCGGGCACCACCCCGAACATCATCATGCGCTCCAGCAACCTGGAAACCGTGCGCTCGATGGTGGCCAATGGTATCGGCTATTCCTTCGCGAATGCCCGGCCCAAGGCCAACCTTTCCCAGGATGGCAAGCGTTTGATCCGCCTGCGGTTGTCCGGCCCGCACCGGCCCATGCAGCTGGGCTATGCCACCGCGAGCAATACCCAGTTGTCGCGTGTCGTGTCGGCCTTTGCCGAGCGTTGCCGCATGTTCGTTTCAGACCAGTACATCCCGGGCATGGCCGCCCCGAGCTTTTTCGATGCCCATGCGGTGCGCACCCTCAACAGCGTGAGTTGA
- a CDS encoding RidA family protein, whose amino-acid sequence MPTHTRIRMFNTRQTYPNQSLDNDLCQAVRAGNTIYVRGQIGTDFQGNLIGLGDPRAQAEQAMKNVKQLLEEAGSDLSHIVKTTTYLIDPRYREPVYQEVGKWLKGVFPISTGLVISGLGQPEWLMEIDVIAVVPDDWNPGQPA is encoded by the coding sequence ATGCCCACCCATACCCGTATTCGCATGTTCAACACCCGGCAGACTTACCCCAACCAGTCGCTGGACAACGACTTGTGCCAGGCCGTGCGCGCCGGCAACACCATTTATGTGCGTGGCCAGATCGGCACGGATTTCCAAGGCAACCTGATTGGCCTGGGCGACCCACGCGCGCAAGCCGAGCAGGCGATGAAAAACGTCAAGCAACTGCTGGAAGAAGCCGGCTCCGACCTGTCGCATATCGTAAAAACCACCACCTACCTGATCGACCCGCGCTACCGCGAACCGGTGTACCAGGAGGTCGGCAAATGGCTCAAAGGCGTGTTCCCGATCTCCACCGGCCTGGTGATTTCCGGCCTGGGCCAGCCGGAATGGTTGATGGAGATTGATGTGATTGCCGTGGTACCGGATGACTGGAACCCTGGCCAACCGGCATGA
- a CDS encoding type II 3-dehydroquinate dehydratase, producing MPRTVYFLNGPNANLYGLDKNGTYGSESFASIEARCQRHATELGLTLEFRQSNHEGVLVDWIQEARLNAHAIIINAAGLTYSSVPILDALLAFDGPIIEAHMSNIWKREPFRHHSYVSKAATGVIAGLGALGYRLALTAVAELMEAD from the coding sequence ATGCCCCGCACTGTGTACTTCCTCAACGGGCCCAACGCCAACCTGTATGGGCTGGACAAAAACGGCACCTACGGCAGCGAAAGTTTCGCCAGCATCGAGGCGCGTTGCCAGCGCCACGCGACCGAACTGGGCCTGACCCTGGAGTTTCGCCAGAGCAACCATGAAGGCGTGCTGGTGGACTGGATTCAGGAAGCCCGGCTCAACGCCCACGCGATCATCATCAACGCCGCCGGCCTGACCTACAGCTCGGTGCCGATCCTGGATGCGCTGCTCGCGTTCGACGGCCCGATCATCGAAGCGCACATGAGCAACATCTGGAAGCGCGAGCCGTTCCGGCATCACTCCTATGTGTCCAAAGCCGCCACCGGCGTGATCGCAGGCCTCGGCGCGCTGGGCTATCGGCTGGCCCTGACGGCGGTGGCCGAGCTGATGGAGGCGGATTAA